A region of the Stutzerimonas stutzeri genome:
CTGTCCGTTCGTCAATGATGTGCTATCGGCGCCGGTGCTGGAGAAGCTCGCCGCAGGCGGCACGCAGCTGATCGCCTTGCGTTCGGCCGGCTACAACCATGTCGATCTGGCGTGCGCGAAGCGCCTCGGCCTGCCGGTGGTACGGGTGCCGGCCTATTCGCCACACGCGGTGGCCGAGCACACCGTGGCGCTGATCCTGGCGCTCAATCGCCGACTGCCGCGCGCCTTCAACCGCACCCGCGAAGGCAATTTCTCGCTACAGGGACTGACCGGCTTTGATCTGGTGGGCAAGCGCGTCGGCGTAGTCGGCAGCGGGCAGATCGGCGCAGTGTTCGCACGGATCATGCTCGGTTTTGGTTGCGAGGTGCAGCTCTATGACCCCTACCCCAATCCGGAGCTGGAACGTCTCGGCATGCGCTACGTTGCACTCGATGAACTGCTCGCCAGCAGCGATATCGTTAGCCTGCACTGCCCACTCACGGAGCAGACACGCCATCTGATCAACCAGCAGAGCCTGGCGACCATGAAGCCACGTGCCATGCTGATCAACACCGGTCGCGGCGCCCTGATCGACACGCCGGCGCTGATCGGCGCGCTGAAGAGCGGTCAGCTGGGTTACCTGGGGCTGGACGTCTATGAGGAAGAGGCCGGGCTGTTCTTCGAGGACCACTCCGGCCTGCCGCTGCAGGACGACGTACTGGCGCGCCTGCTGTCGTTCCCCAATGTAATCGTTACCGCGCATCAGGCTTTTCTCACCGAGGAGGCGCTGTCCGCCATCGCCGGTACCACGCTGGGCAACGTCGCGGCCTGGCAGGCCGGGCAGAACAGCAATCAGGTCAGC
Encoded here:
- a CDS encoding 2-hydroxyacid dehydrogenase — protein: MRITLFSSKPYDRDSFETANQAHGFELHFLEARLDPDTAALAAGAEVVCPFVNDVLSAPVLEKLAAGGTQLIALRSAGYNHVDLACAKRLGLPVVRVPAYSPHAVAEHTVALILALNRRLPRAFNRTREGNFSLQGLTGFDLVGKRVGVVGSGQIGAVFARIMLGFGCEVQLYDPYPNPELERLGMRYVALDELLASSDIVSLHCPLTEQTRHLINQQSLATMKPRAMLINTGRGALIDTPALIGALKSGQLGYLGLDVYEEEAGLFFEDHSGLPLQDDVLARLLSFPNVIVTAHQAFLTEEALSAIAGTTLGNVAAWQAGQNSNQVSD